Proteins encoded within one genomic window of Methanothrix harundinacea 6Ac:
- a CDS encoding 30S ribosomal protein S14, giving the protein MKSDTKSFGRGANACKRCGRRPGLIRKYGIYLCRQCFREIAPEMGFEKYS; this is encoded by the coding sequence ATGAAGAGCGATACCAAGAGCTTCGGCCGGGGCGCAAATGCCTGTAAAAGGTGTGGCAGAAGGCCTGGGCTCATCAGAAAATACGGAATCTATCTCTGCAGGCAGTGTTTCAGAGAGATCGCCCCGGAGATGGGTTT
- a CDS encoding 50S ribosomal protein L5, with translation MLEPRIDKVTVHIGTGESGQRLVNAETILGEITSRSPVRSIAKKTLPGFGIKKKEPIGCRVTLRGRDAEEFLKVALEVAGSALRRSSFDDTGNFSFGVEEHTDFPGMKYEPDIGIFGMDVSVALKRPGYRVARRRVARAKMASTHRVTREDAVEYVKNKYGVDIVEAA, from the coding sequence ATGTTGGAGCCGCGGATCGACAAGGTGACGGTCCACATCGGAACCGGCGAGAGCGGCCAGCGGCTGGTCAACGCCGAGACGATCCTCGGCGAGATCACGAGCAGGTCCCCCGTCAGGTCCATCGCCAAAAAGACCCTGCCGGGCTTCGGGATAAAGAAGAAGGAGCCGATCGGATGCCGGGTCACCCTCCGGGGGAGAGACGCCGAGGAGTTCCTCAAGGTGGCCCTGGAGGTGGCGGGGAGCGCCCTCCGGCGGAGCTCCTTCGACGATACCGGCAACTTCTCCTTCGGGGTCGAGGAGCACACCGACTTTCCGGGGATGAAGTACGAGCCCGACATCGGGATCTTCGGGATGGACGTCTCGGTGGCCCTGAAACGGCCGGGATACCGGGTGGCCCGGAGGCGGGTCGCCAGGGCGAAGATGGCCTCAACGCACAGAGTGACGAGAGAAGACGCCGTCGAGTACGTCAAGAATAAATACGGCGTTGACATCGTGGAGGCGGCATGA
- the rplX gene encoding 50S ribosomal protein L24, with translation MKSKQPRKQRKERFSAPLHKRQKYMHAALSKELREEMKARSAQVKKGDTVQLMRGDHAGTEGEVQKADLKSGTIHVAGVSVFRADGTEVPRPVQPSNVIITKMEMDDEERKKIFSR, from the coding sequence ATGAAGAGCAAACAGCCACGCAAGCAGAGAAAAGAGAGGTTCTCCGCCCCCCTTCACAAACGGCAGAAGTACATGCACGCCGCCCTCTCCAAAGAGCTCCGGGAGGAGATGAAGGCCCGCAGCGCTCAGGTCAAGAAGGGCGATACCGTCCAGCTGATGCGCGGCGACCACGCGGGGACCGAGGGCGAGGTCCAGAAGGCGGATCTGAAGAGCGGCACCATCCACGTCGCCGGAGTCAGCGTATTCCGGGCCGACGGGACCGAGGTGCCCAGGCCAGTCCAGCCCTCCAACGTCATCATCACCAAGATGGAGATGGACGACGAGGAGCGGAAGAAGATCTTTTCCAGGTGA
- a CDS encoding 30S ribosomal protein S4e → MSRHQKRVASPRSWPIARKVHTWVAKTRPGPHSEKGSIPLVVVVRDLLGLVDNSREAKRVLHEGGVLVDGKARKDLNFPVGIFDVISVPALDKNFRLLTDAKGRFNLHELEAGEARKLCRIEKKTVLQGGKTQLNLNDGTNILAEGDYTTRSSVILSIPDKEISDVIEFKEGNLAMVVGGTHSGEVGTIKVIEVVKSSRPNRVIISGKEEFETTVDHVFMIGRDKPAIKLGAEI, encoded by the coding sequence GTGAGCAGACATCAGAAGAGGGTTGCGAGCCCCAGAAGCTGGCCGATCGCAAGGAAGGTCCATACGTGGGTGGCCAAGACGAGACCAGGCCCCCACTCTGAGAAGGGGAGCATCCCCCTCGTCGTCGTAGTCAGAGACCTCTTAGGGCTCGTCGACAACTCCAGAGAGGCGAAGCGCGTCCTCCACGAGGGCGGGGTCCTCGTCGACGGAAAGGCGAGGAAAGACCTCAACTTCCCCGTGGGGATCTTCGACGTGATATCGGTCCCGGCTCTGGACAAAAATTTCAGGCTCCTTACGGACGCGAAAGGCAGGTTCAACCTCCACGAGCTGGAGGCCGGCGAGGCGAGGAAGCTCTGCAGGATCGAGAAGAAGACGGTCCTCCAGGGCGGCAAGACCCAGCTGAACCTCAACGACGGGACCAACATCCTGGCCGAGGGCGACTACACCACCCGAAGCTCGGTGATCCTATCGATACCCGATAAGGAGATCTCCGACGTCATCGAGTTCAAGGAAGGAAACCTCGCCATGGTCGTCGGCGGCACCCACTCCGGGGAGGTCGGTACGATCAAGGTGATCGAGGTGGTCAAGAGCTCTCGGCCGAACCGGGTCATCATCTCCGGGAAAGAGGAGTTCGAGACGACCGTAGACCACGTCTTCATGATCGGCAGAGATAAGCCCGCCATCAAGCTGGGGGCTGAGATATGA
- the rpl14p gene encoding 50S ribosomal protein L14 → MKGLKASISRPINAGARLECADNTGARVLEIISVKRYRGVKNRMPCAGVGDMIVVSVKKGTPEMRKQIMTAVIVRQRKEFRRPDGMRVKFEDNAAVITDALGIPKGSEIKGPVAREVAERYGKIASAASIIV, encoded by the coding sequence ATGAAGGGGTTGAAGGCGAGCATCTCAAGGCCGATCAACGCAGGAGCGCGGCTCGAATGCGCCGACAACACCGGCGCGAGGGTGCTCGAGATCATATCGGTGAAGAGGTACAGGGGCGTAAAGAACCGGATGCCCTGCGCTGGAGTCGGCGACATGATAGTGGTATCCGTGAAGAAGGGTACCCCGGAGATGAGAAAGCAGATCATGACCGCGGTGATCGTCCGCCAGAGGAAGGAGTTCCGGAGGCCCGACGGGATGAGGGTCAAGTTCGAGGACAACGCGGCGGTCATCACCGACGCTCTCGGGATTCCCAAGGGATCGGAGATAAAGGGGCCAGTGGCCCGAGAGGTGGCTGAGCGGTACGGAAAGATCGCCTCGGCGGCCTCGATAATAGTGTGA